In one Calonectris borealis chromosome 23, bCalBor7.hap1.2, whole genome shotgun sequence genomic region, the following are encoded:
- the GNB1 gene encoding guanine nucleotide-binding protein G(I)/G(S)/G(T) subunit beta-1 — protein sequence MSELDQLRQEAEQLKNQIRDARKACADATLAQITANIDPVGRIQMRTRRTLRGHLAKIYAMHWGTDSRLLVSASQDGKLIIWDSYTTNKVHAIPLRSSWVMTCAYAPSGNYVACGGLDNICSIYNLKTREGNVRVSRELAGHTGYLSCCRFLDDNQIVTSSGDTTCALWDIETGQQTTTFTGHTGDVMSLSLAPDARCFVSGACDASAKLWDVREGMCRQTFTGHESDINAICFFPNGNAFATGSDDATCRLFDLRADQELMVYSHDNIICGITSVAFSKSGRLLLAGYDDFNCNVWDTLKADRAGVLAGHDNRVSCLGVTDDGMAVATGSWDSFLKIWN from the exons ATGAGTGAGCTTGACCAGTTACGCCAGGAGGCCGAGCAACTGAAAAACCAAATCAGA GATGCTAGGAAAGCATGTGCGGATGCCACCCTGGCTCAG ATCACAGCCAATATTGACCCAGTGGGGAGAATTCAAATGCGCACTAGAAGAACACTCCGGGGACATTTGGCTAAAATTTATGCAATGCACTGGGGGACTGATTCCAG GCTTCTAGTTAGTGCCTCCCAGGATGGCAAACTTATAATTTGGGACAGCTATACTACAAACAAG GTGCATGCTATTCCCCTGCGTTCATCTTGGGTCATGACTTGTGCATATGCTCCTTCTGGAAATTATGTGGCTTGTGGTGGTCTTGATAACATCTGTTCCATTTATAACTTGAAAACTCGTGAAGGGAATGTACGTGTCAGCCGTGAACTAGCTGGTCACACAG gataCTTGTCATGCTGTCGTTTCTTGGATGATAATCAAATCGTTACTAGCTCTGGCGACACCACTTG CGCTCTCTGGGACATAGAAACTGGTCAGCAGACAACTACATTTACTGGGCACACTGGAGATGTCATGAGTTTGTCTCTTGCTCCTGATGCCCGGTGTTTTGTTTCTGGTGCCTGTGATGCCTCTGCCAAACTGTGGGATGTTAGAGAAGGAATGTGTCGGCAAACCTTCACTGGCCATGAGTCGGACATCAATGCCATCTGT TTCTTCCCAAATGGCAATGCATTTGCCACAGGCTCGGATGATGCTACATGCAGGCTTTTTGATCTTCGGGCTGATCAGGAACTTATGGTTTATTCACACGATAACATCATCTGTGGCATCACCTCTGTAGCATTTTCCAAGAGTGGACGTCTCCTCCTAGCTGGTTATGATGACTTCAACTGCAATGTCTGGGACACGCTGAAAGCTGATAGAGCAG GTGTCCTTGCTGGTCATGATAACCGTGTCAGTTGCTTAGGTGTGACTGATGATGGTATGGCAGTGGCAACAGGATCATGGGACAGCTTCCTCAAGATCTGGAACTGA